One stretch of Carassius carassius chromosome 18, fCarCar2.1, whole genome shotgun sequence DNA includes these proteins:
- the LOC132092515 gene encoding uncharacterized protein LOC132092515, whose translation MRTMRDHLYLFIFMFHFSTGCIVSDVKQTMVITGYTGGSAVLPCFCADPQSTVRTFTWDYQQGNQWIQVFQDEKYSGRRVLFDELSPTNLSLLISDLRMNDQGYYRCMTEPKIFTYVKLNVKGCDLVDNSRTVEVTRYSGASVVLPCSCTELLAKPEHIQWSYNNEKNLYKEMYPNEQIENYKNRIKLFDPNTPGNLSLHISALTTEDRGDYRCFVSSQRIVYVRLYVLHREEKNNTSNFTTSTRLHYFTT comes from the exons ATGAGAACCATGAGGGACCACTTatatcttttcatttttatgtttcatTTCAGTACAG GCTGTATTGTTTCAGATGTGAAGCAGACAATGGTAATAACAGGATACACCGGTGGATCAGCTGTGCTGCCCTGCTTCTGTGCTGACCCTCAGTCGACTGTCAGGACATTCACCTGGGACTATCAGCAGGGAAATCAATGGATTCAAGTGTTTCAAGATGAGAAATACAGCGGCAGACGTGTGCTGTTTGATGAACTTTCTCCAACAAATCTGTCTCTTCTCATTTCTGACCTCAGAATGAACGACCAGGGCTACTATAGATGTATGACTGAACCAAAAATCTTTACatatgttaaattaaatgttaaag GGTGTGATTTGGTTGATAACAGCAGGACAGTTGAAGTGACTAGATATTCAGGAGCGTCTGTGGTTCTGCCCTGTTCCTGCACTGAACTACTGGCTAAACCTGAACACATACAGTGGTCATATAACAacgaaaaaaatctatataaggaAATGTACCCAAATGAACAGATTGAGAATTACAAGAACAGAATCAAACTGTTCGATCCAAACACTCCAGGAAATCTTTCTCTACACATATCAGCACTGACCACAGAGGACCGAGGGGACTATCGGTGTTTTGTCTCGTCTCAGCGAATAGTCTATGTCAGACTTTATGTACTTCATCGTGAAG